A single genomic interval of Desulfovibrio sp. harbors:
- a CDS encoding SDR family NAD(P)-dependent oxidoreductase, with protein MNMASLFDLTGKTALVTGGSSGIGNAVATALAFAGARVILVARDSAALAQAADRLRAKNLQADHMTADLSQPETARDCTTEALKKYPEIDILVNAAGVNLRQSFTEVTPKAWNQQINLLLAAPFFMTQGLAPHMAKRKWGRIINLASLQSFRAFENSAPYGASKGGIVQLTRATAQAWSASGVTCNAMGPGFFPTNLTNTIFANPELAARRAMQTCAQRNGKLEDLYGCAVFLASNASSYVTGQTIMIDGGFTAC; from the coding sequence ATGAATATGGCGAGTCTTTTTGATCTGACGGGCAAGACAGCCCTGGTGACGGGCGGAAGCTCCGGCATCGGCAACGCTGTGGCCACGGCCCTTGCGTTCGCCGGAGCACGGGTCATTCTCGTTGCCCGCGACTCTGCCGCCCTGGCCCAGGCGGCGGATCGCCTGCGCGCCAAAAACCTGCAGGCCGACCATATGACCGCCGACCTTTCACAACCTGAAACTGCCCGCGACTGCACCACTGAAGCCTTAAAAAAATACCCTGAAATCGACATTCTGGTTAATGCCGCCGGAGTAAACCTGCGTCAGTCTTTTACGGAAGTGACGCCGAAAGCCTGGAATCAGCAAATCAACCTGCTTCTGGCCGCGCCGTTCTTCATGACGCAGGGCCTGGCCCCTCATATGGCCAAACGTAAATGGGGTCGCATCATCAATCTGGCATCTCTGCAATCGTTTCGGGCTTTTGAAAACAGTGCCCCCTATGGCGCCAGCAAGGGCGGCATCGTGCAGCTGACCCGTGCCACGGCCCAGGCATGGTCGGCTTCTGGCGTGACATGCAATGCCATGGGCCCCGGTTTTTTCCCCACCAATCTTACCAATACCATTTTTGCCAATCCAGAGCTTGCAGCCCGCCGCGCCATGCAGACCTGTGCGCAACGCAACGGCAAGCTCGAGGATCTCTATGGATGCGCTGTTTTTCTGGCAAGCAACGCTTCCAGCTACGTCACCGGCCAAACAATCATGATAGATGGAGGGTTCACAGCCTGCTGA
- a CDS encoding ABC transporter ATP-binding protein → MTADNKSAYKAKREVKVSVKNLTKKYGDLLVLDNINFDIYKGELLCIVGPTGCGKTTFLNCLSRFIPITEGTIDVDGVPADPHIHNIAFVFQEVSAIPWLTVEDNIRFGLRIKRLPEDEIEKRVERMLDIVGLTKYRTYYPQQLSASMEQRVVIARNFAINPDLLLMDEPYGQLDVKLRYYLEDELMRIWKELGSTVAFITHNIEEAVYLAERILILSPKPSTIKEEVIVDLPHPRQFDDPKFVALRDYVTESIKWW, encoded by the coding sequence ATGACCGCGGATAACAAGTCAGCGTACAAAGCTAAACGAGAAGTCAAGGTGTCGGTGAAAAACCTGACAAAGAAATACGGAGACCTGCTGGTCCTCGATAATATCAACTTTGACATCTACAAGGGCGAGCTCCTTTGTATTGTGGGCCCAACGGGCTGCGGCAAAACCACCTTTCTCAACTGTCTGTCGCGATTCATCCCCATAACCGAGGGGACCATCGACGTGGACGGGGTGCCCGCCGACCCGCACATTCATAATATCGCCTTTGTGTTTCAGGAGGTTTCCGCCATTCCCTGGCTCACCGTGGAAGACAATATCCGTTTCGGATTACGCATCAAACGCCTGCCGGAAGACGAGATTGAAAAGCGCGTCGAGCGCATGCTGGATATCGTGGGCCTTACCAAGTACCGCACCTACTATCCCCAGCAGCTTTCCGCCAGTATGGAGCAACGCGTAGTTATCGCACGAAATTTCGCCATCAATCCCGACCTGCTGCTCATGGATGAACCCTACGGACAGCTGGACGTGAAACTGCGCTACTACCTTGAAGACGAACTCATGCGCATCTGGAAGGAACTTGGCAGCACGGTGGCCTTTATTACGCATAATATTGAAGAAGCCGTGTATCTGGCAGAAAGGATACTCATACTTTCTCCAAAGCCTTCAACCATCAAGGAAGAAGTCATTGTTGACCTGCCGCATCCCCGGCAGTTCGATGACCCGAAGTTTGTGGCTTTGCGGGATTACGTCACAGAAAGCATCAAATGGTGGTAG
- a CDS encoding ABC transporter substrate-binding protein has protein sequence MKKISICSLFCLFLFSLLLLAPSQPFAQKIELRTSAQPCLHGFPMWYAEQSGMLKDAPFTMKFMLFASGAPQTEALAADQWDIGTMGTVPTMMASMRYGYKLIGISNEEAATNDIWVRPDSPLAKAAGAVPNYPDIYGNADLWKGKKILATTVSTGHYALTSTLKAMGLKDSDVNIVHMEQGQAMTAFNAGEGDILQLWAPLSYVAEAKKWVRVSSGAAAKVSIAGGIGVRKDFAEKHPDLTIAWLNIYMGILEDMKANPDKYIKPLLDYFNNYCGLELTEDMVKLEFKYRPLYTVSEQVREMETPSMLPASLRGVAEFMLSQGRIRQKEFDGYVKQNFFIDASFMKKVAQERAAK, from the coding sequence ATGAAAAAAATCTCTATTTGCTCACTTTTCTGCCTGTTTTTATTTTCTCTTCTGCTTCTGGCGCCCAGCCAGCCTTTCGCGCAGAAAATTGAATTGCGCACAAGCGCGCAACCGTGCCTGCACGGCTTTCCCATGTGGTATGCAGAACAGTCCGGCATGTTGAAAGATGCCCCCTTTACCATGAAATTTATGCTCTTTGCCTCCGGAGCGCCCCAGACAGAAGCCCTGGCCGCAGACCAGTGGGACATCGGCACCATGGGCACGGTGCCCACCATGATGGCAAGCATGCGCTATGGGTACAAGCTGATTGGCATTTCCAACGAAGAAGCCGCCACCAATGACATCTGGGTACGCCCTGACTCCCCCTTGGCCAAAGCAGCGGGCGCAGTGCCCAACTATCCTGATATTTATGGCAATGCCGACTTGTGGAAAGGCAAAAAAATATTGGCCACCACTGTGTCCACCGGCCACTACGCTCTTACAAGTACCCTGAAGGCCATGGGCCTCAAGGACAGCGATGTCAATATCGTTCACATGGAGCAGGGCCAGGCCATGACGGCCTTTAACGCGGGTGAAGGCGACATTCTGCAGCTTTGGGCGCCCCTGAGCTACGTGGCCGAAGCCAAAAAATGGGTTCGCGTTTCCTCCGGCGCTGCGGCCAAGGTGAGCATTGCCGGCGGCATTGGCGTGCGCAAAGATTTTGCCGAAAAACACCCCGACCTGACCATTGCGTGGCTCAATATCTACATGGGCATTCTTGAAGACATGAAAGCCAACCCCGACAAGTACATAAAGCCCCTTCTCGACTACTTTAACAATTACTGTGGCCTGGAGCTCACTGAAGACATGGTGAAGCTTGAGTTCAAATATCGCCCCCTCTACACCGTGTCTGAACAGGTTCGCGAGATGGAAACGCCTTCCATGCTTCCGGCTTCTTTACGGGGCGTGGCCGAATTTATGCTGAGCCAGGGCCGCATCCGTCAGAAGGAATTTGACGGCTACGTGAAGCAGAATTTCTTCATTGACGCTTCATTCATGAAGAAGGTCGCTCAGGAGCGCGCTGCGAAGTAA
- a CDS encoding ABC transporter permease, producing the protein MSTFIKKYSKWLAPIGSFAAFLLLWQVASLNVSADFLPSPLMVWDELVRLSQTPVGGTSLLGHVGYSLRRVMIAFILAVAFGLPLGLLMGWNRVCDKIVSPIFELLRPIPPIAWIPIAILWLGVAEGSKIFICFVGAFVIMVLNSYTGMRYVDPLLIDAARSFGANPRQQFFNVAVPACLPSIFAGVQNALSMAWMCVLAAEMVGAREGVGFIIIQGMDLNKSSMILVGMILIGIVGSLLAALLRGAERALCPWRSEMV; encoded by the coding sequence ATGAGCACTTTTATAAAAAAATATTCCAAATGGCTTGCGCCGATTGGTTCTTTTGCGGCCTTTTTGCTGCTGTGGCAGGTGGCCTCTCTCAATGTAAGCGCGGATTTTCTGCCCTCTCCCCTTATGGTGTGGGATGAGCTTGTGCGCCTTTCACAAACACCTGTCGGCGGCACATCGCTGCTTGGCCATGTGGGTTACAGCCTGCGCCGGGTCATGATCGCATTTATCCTGGCCGTGGCTTTTGGTTTGCCCCTGGGCCTGCTTATGGGCTGGAACCGCGTATGCGACAAAATCGTTTCGCCCATTTTCGAACTGCTGCGTCCCATCCCCCCCATCGCATGGATACCCATTGCCATTCTCTGGCTGGGCGTGGCCGAAGGCTCGAAGATATTTATCTGTTTTGTGGGCGCGTTCGTCATCATGGTGCTCAATTCCTACACGGGCATGCGCTATGTTGATCCGCTGCTCATTGATGCTGCCAGGTCTTTTGGGGCCAACCCCCGCCAGCAGTTTTTCAACGTTGCAGTTCCCGCCTGCCTGCCCTCCATTTTTGCCGGTGTGCAAAACGCGCTCTCCATGGCCTGGATGTGCGTTCTGGCGGCTGAAATGGTCGGAGCGCGCGAAGGTGTTGGCTTTATCATCATCCAGGGGATGGATCTGAACAAATCCTCAATGATTCTCGTAGGGATGATCCTTATCGGCATTGTGGGATCGCTGCTTGCCGCCTTATTGCGCGGGGCCGAGCGGGCGCTCTGTCCCTGGAGGAGTGAAATGGTATGA
- a CDS encoding ABC transporter permease yields the protein MQPPLNKEQGNMTLSLEIEKANYFATAAKENWISFVSFLMFLLAWELICYFEIIGPYQLVPPSEVIVGFFEKLRDVNPDGALLQHHAVASLALALTGFVAAVVIGVPLGLFMGWYPKVNLMVRPLFDAIRPIPPIAWIPIAILWLGIGMVAKAFIIFLAAFVPCVINSYTGIRLTNPVLIRVAEIYGASNFETFRKIGVPSAIPMVFTGMKLSLNAAWTTLVAAELLAASEGLGFMIQQGRRLARPDVIIVGMLAIGFLGALMSWILTQVEARFASSRRLS from the coding sequence ATGCAACCGCCCCTCAACAAAGAGCAAGGCAATATGACCTTGAGCCTTGAAATAGAAAAGGCCAATTATTTTGCTACAGCAGCCAAAGAAAACTGGATTTCTTTCGTCAGCTTTCTCATGTTCCTGCTGGCATGGGAACTGATCTGCTATTTTGAAATCATCGGCCCATACCAGTTGGTTCCACCTTCTGAAGTCATTGTTGGTTTTTTTGAAAAACTGAGAGACGTCAATCCTGACGGCGCCCTTCTGCAGCACCATGCCGTGGCCAGCCTTGCCTTGGCCCTTACGGGCTTTGTGGCTGCTGTAGTAATAGGTGTGCCCCTTGGACTCTTCATGGGCTGGTATCCCAAGGTCAACCTGATGGTTCGCCCTCTTTTCGATGCCATCCGCCCCATTCCCCCCATTGCCTGGATACCCATCGCCATTCTCTGGCTGGGCATAGGCATGGTTGCCAAGGCCTTCATCATCTTTCTGGCAGCCTTTGTGCCATGTGTAATCAACTCATACACAGGCATCAGGCTGACCAACCCCGTGCTTATCCGCGTGGCGGAAATCTACGGCGCGTCCAATTTTGAAACCTTCCGCAAGATCGGCGTTCCTTCCGCCATCCCGATGGTTTTTACAGGAATGAAGCTTTCTCTGAACGCGGCCTGGACAACCCTGGTGGCCGCCGAACTGCTGGCCGCCTCTGAAGGTCTGGGTTTCATGATCCAGCAGGGCCGCCGCCTGGCCCGTCCTGACGTCATTATTGTAGGCATGCTTGCCATCGGCTTTCTTGGAGCTCTCATGTCCTGGATTCTCACGCAGGTTGAGGCCCGCTTCGCCTCGTCACGGAGGCTGTCATGA
- a CDS encoding ABC transporter ATP-binding protein, producing the protein MSEDREVKIACKGISKTFHVPGQKKLLHVLNSVSLEVYKNEFLVILGPGQSGKTVLLNCIAGLIEPTQGSILINNKPITGPGPDRGMVFQRYALFPWKTVVQNVAFGLTIRGVPLKERMEVAQHYIDLVGLNGFEKSYPAELSGGMKQRVGIARAYASDPDILLMDEPFGALDAQTRYAMEKELRLIWEKEKRTVCFVTNNIEEAIYLGDRVVIMSALPGRIKTEHNITIPVPRAYTHPDFLTLRKQISEDTDLVL; encoded by the coding sequence ATGAGTGAAGACAGAGAAGTTAAAATTGCATGTAAAGGTATTTCAAAAACCTTTCACGTGCCCGGACAGAAAAAGCTGCTTCATGTACTGAACTCCGTTTCTCTTGAAGTGTACAAGAACGAGTTTCTGGTAATCCTCGGGCCGGGACAGAGTGGCAAAACAGTACTGCTCAACTGTATTGCCGGACTCATAGAACCAACGCAGGGCTCCATTCTTATCAACAACAAGCCCATTACCGGGCCAGGGCCGGACAGGGGCATGGTATTTCAGCGCTACGCGCTTTTTCCCTGGAAAACCGTGGTGCAAAACGTTGCCTTCGGCCTGACCATACGTGGGGTTCCATTAAAAGAGCGCATGGAAGTGGCACAGCACTACATCGACCTCGTGGGCCTGAATGGCTTTGAAAAATCCTATCCGGCCGAGCTTTCCGGCGGCATGAAGCAACGCGTCGGCATTGCCCGCGCCTATGCCAGTGACCCGGACATCCTGCTTATGGACGAGCCCTTCGGGGCGCTGGATGCGCAGACACGGTATGCCATGGAAAAAGAACTGCGCCTTATATGGGAAAAAGAAAAACGCACGGTCTGTTTTGTGACCAACAATATTGAAGAAGCCATTTATCTGGGGGACCGCGTGGTCATCATGTCCGCCCTGCCTGGCAGAATCAAGACAGAGCACAACATTACCATTCCCGTGCCCAGGGCCTATACGCATCCAGATTTTTTGACACTGCGCAAGCAAATTTCCGAAGACACCGACCTTGTCCTCTAG